The Kluyveromyces marxianus DMKU3-1042 DNA, complete genome, chromosome 6 genome window below encodes:
- the SCY1 gene encoding Scy1p, whose product MMFWGSKNGISSKYQYSSTPTFMAEPWSVYTAKPKSSSSSSSNTVDKVSVFIFDKKQFENYLLHYGIIKSKHSSQDKLFLSEAYSVLKNQVNNLAKFKHPNILQLVEPLEEHSKNFIFVTEYVSGSLFNLFQDQEPSSSFGEELLQPNETDSLTIQRGILQVCQALDFIHNKTSSVHLDIQPKSIFVNGNADWKLSGLGHLVKLPQGTNVSDYTIPHYDPRVPSFLYIELDFAAPELVLDETISPKSDLFSLGLLIYYLYYGKSYFSCENSSESYRVQFAKFEKKIATLSWDTVFQRVPPTLRFCLPRLMNRDIYSRYDNIVEFLDNDFFKDPLIQTLLFLDDLPTKTIEEKSIFLKGLVELLPKYPLQLLQKKFLPILISNLDQLCTMKEIPDDCLRINLQVILLIGQNISQLTFQEKISSHILEAPNGEIIMEHATNELIENLHILQTKIKKEVFDKMLLKPLFEYVCEKQENTAVQENLLKQLQIALDTFDFATAKNFLSPLIQKLFTKTTSVTVKNACINCFQLMTMSNFMDAYMIQETLLPLIVSMKTRDARILMKFLEFFPHLYTAIEDKEELVTNSLIPVIFSFSMATTLNATQFRNYCECFNNIVGKVQKRHIQQLQREHSKTQEMESKDFTKIIDTPIVPSRKDTDNEISKSINIPVMQPKQTKPSIANTQTKSILQPRGAPRPNTQKSPISTPTMKPTSSLTENTSGNIASSFNMAKNMPTSNNRTANMNMNMNNTRPLDTHTNSGMRTKLTSPPTPPNAQNSSQSIKLPPGFGIALQPSKKA is encoded by the coding sequence ATGATGTTTTGGGGGTCCAAAAATGGTATTAGCTCAAAGTACCAGTATTCCAGCACACCGACATTTATGGCAGAGCCTTGGTCTGTATACACagcaaaaccaaaatcgtcgagtagcagcagcagcaacacAGTGGATAAAGTTTCGGTGTTTATATTCGATAAAAAACAGTTTGAAAACTACTTACTTCATTACGGGATTATTAAGTCCAAACACTCCTCTCAAGATAAGCTGTTTCTCAGCGAAGCTTACTCGGTATTGAAGAACCAAGTAAATAACCTAGCGAAATTTAAGCATCCAAATATCTTGCAACTAGTGGAGCCATTAGAGGAGCATTCTAAAAACTTTATTTTCGTTACAGAATATGTATCAGGCTCATTGTTCAACCTCtttcaagatcaagagCCTTCCTCATCGTTTGGAGAAGAACTACTACAACCCAATGAAACGGATTCGCTGACAATACAAAGAGGTATTTTACAGGTATGCCAAGCGTTGGATTTTATTCATAATAAAACCTCATCAGTGCATCTCGATATTCAGCCGAAGTCTATCTTTGTCAATGGTAATGCGGACTGGAAATTATCTGGGCTTGGACATTTGGTCAAACTCCCTCAAGGAACAAATGTAAGTGACTATACTATACCTCATTACGATCCCAGAGTACCATCATTTTTATACATAGAGCTTGATTTCGCAGCTCCAGAATTAGTCTTGGATGAAACAATATCACCAAAGAGCGATTTATTTTCCTTAGGTTTGTTAATATATTACTTGTACTACGGGAAGTCCTATTTCTCATGTGAGAATTCATCAGAATCATATAGAGTACAATTCGccaaatttgaaaaaaaaatcgcGACTTTATCATGGGATACTGTATTCCAAAGAGTACCACCAACTCTAAGATTCTGTTTACCCCGGCTAATGAACCGGGATATTTATTCAAGATATGACAATATTGTTGAATTTTTAGATAATGATTTTTTTAAGGACCCTTTGATTCAAACATTGCTCTTCCTTGATGACTtaccaacaaaaactatTGAGGAGAAATCCATCTTTCTTAAAGGGCTAGTAGAACTTTTACCGAAATATCCTCTCCAGCTTTTACAGAAAAAGTTCTTGCCAATTTTAATTAGCAATCTTGACCAACTTTGCACGATGAAAGAAATTCCTGATGACTGTCTCAGAATCAATTTGCAAGTCATTCTACTGATTGGCCAAAATATTTCACAATTAActttccaagaaaagattTCTAGTCATATCTTAGAAGCACCCAATGGAGAAATAATCATGGAACATGCTACTAATGAATTGATTGAAAATCTCCACATATTACAGacaaagatcaagaaggaaGTGTTTGATAAAATGTTACTAAAACCTTTATTTGAATATGTTTGTGAGAAGCAGGAGAATACTGCTGTCCAGGAAAATTTGTTGAAGCAGTTACAAATTGCACTTGATACATTTGACTTTGCTACAGCAAAGAACTTTTTGTCTCCTCTAATACAAAAATTATTTACCAAAACTACCAGTGTCACTGTAAAAAATGCTTGTATTAATTGTTTCCAATTAATGACTATGTCTAACTTTATGGATGCTTACATGATTCAGGAAACTCTTTTGCCATTGATAGTTTCAATGAAAACCAGAGATGCAAGAATTCTAATGAAATTTTTGGAGTTTTTCCCTCACTTGTACACAGCAATCGAAGATAAAGAGGAACTTGTAACGAATTCGTTAATTCCAGTCATTTTTTCGTTCTCCATGGCAACTACCTTAAACGCCACTCAATTCAGAAATTACTGCGAATGCTTTAACAATATCGTAGGGAAAGTACAGAAACGACACATTCAACAATTACAACGGGaacattcaaaaactcaaGAAATGGAGTCTAAAGATTTCACCAAAATAATAGATACTCCAATAGTCCCCTCTAGAAAGGATACAGACAatgaaatatcaaaaagcATTAACATCCCTGTAATGCAACCTAAACAGACAAAACCATCAATTGCGAATACTCAAACGAAATCTATACTTCAACCTAGAGGTGCCCCAAGACCAAACACCCAAAAGAGCCCTATCTCCACACCAACAATGAAACCAACTTCTTCCCTGACCGAAAATACAAGTGGAAATATAGCTTCAAGTTTCAATATGGCGAAGAATATGCCTACCAGCAATAATAGGACCGCTAAtatgaatatgaatatgAATAATACCAGACCTTTAGATACTCATACTAACAGCGGTATGAGAACAAAGTTAACTTCCCCGCCTACCCCACCAAATGCTCAAAACTCATCACAATCCATAAAATTACCCCCAGGTTTTGGTATAGCCCTTCAACCAAGCAAGAAAGCATAA
- the COA2 gene encoding Coa2p — protein sequence MTTFLVAFSSVALSSALPCPSHALDSDSPVVEQQDPQLQNKKNEKLSKQ from the coding sequence ATGACAACTTTTTTAGTTGCGTTTTCCAGCGTTGCATTAAGTTCAGCTTTACCTTGTCCTAGCCATGCGTTAGACTCCGATTCCCCAGTTGTTGAGCAGCAAGATCCTCAACtgcaaaacaaaaagaacGAGAAACTTTCAAAGCAATAG
- the NAB3 gene encoding Nab3p: protein MSAEAVHNVADEPVQEEQIVHNNNAPESESALAVDGVQQPEEQPGLVGEEATASCTSGKAEEDVSSSEKEAAAESHGDTDAMEEQSQEAALVEQKENTEPQDQEVSHEEVSQQKEQQEQQDQQEQQEQQEQQEQQEQQEQQEQQEQQEQTEQSSEGSENENSTTSADSKSNENTLNEEDHAVDKQTNESETGSNPIDENLVEKQCKLINESGILQSPTFKNVSEEEKVSAIIALLNTDPQTAMPNALPLAPEKPSEAQSDSKNKKRRFPRPDMSQPMSAEERARYAEYLNGETKITEIQSFPPKSRLFIGNLPLKNVKKEDLFRIFSRYGHIFQINIKNAFGFIQYDNPTSVLDAIECESEELNFGKKLILEVSSSNARPQFDHGDHGSNTSSTYATSSKRIYDNDDNEDDDMYSDNHYKKSKKRTPQCLIYVKKAADRTYAYSVFTNISKKTGLETDMVILKPRMELRKLVNDAAYDGVWGVVLVNKNKNVDVQTFYLGPSGETKSDEYVSVSMDEAVSIFNNIKATRMGPPSISPVMSAQPYGMPPHQGVMPQQPYNYMPPQQHYPGNMPMMPQQQMYGNMPPASNYGIPPQMQQHSYQGYPQQSQMMPPQQGGLDQNQLLAALQNLPPNIVSNLLQLAQQPNQQQQQQALGVIQQIQAGIPLQQQQQQQLQQPQLQQHPQQQQQPQQQQQPPQNHQQQQQPQQQQQQQSYGNYMMPQGINSQEKRASDQAGSQQQAQTQAQNNNNVQSLLDSLAKLQK from the coding sequence ATGTCTGCTGAAGCTGTACATAATGTGGCTGATGAGCctgttcaagaagaacaaatcGTTCATAACAACAATGCACctgaatctgaatctgcTTTGGCAGTAGATGGTGTACAACAACCGGAAGAACAACCAGGATTGgttggagaagaagcaacTGCCTCTTGTACTTCTGgaaaagcagaagaagatgtaaGTAGCTCTGAAAAGGAAGCTGCTGCCGAATCCCATGGCGACACAGATGCTATGGAAGAGCAGTCACAGGAAGCCGCACTTGTCgaacaaaaggaaaatacaGAGCctcaagatcaagaagtttctCATGAAGAAGTTTCTCAGCAAAAAGAGCAACAAGAGCAGcaagatcaacaagaacaacaagagcagcaagaacaacaagaacaacaagaacaacaagaacaacaagaacaacaagaacaacaagaacaaacagAGCAATCCTCAGAAGGATCTGAGAATGAAAATTCTACTACTTCTGCTGACTCGAAATCCAATGAGAACACGTTAAATGAGGAGGACCATGCCGTCGATAAACAGACAAATGAGTCTGAAACCGGATCAAATCCGATCGATGAGAACCTTGTTGAAAAGCAATGTAAACTCATTAATGAATCAGGTATCCTACAAAGCCCTACATTCAAAAATGTAtctgaggaagaaaaggtaTCTGCCATAATTGCTCTTTTGAACACTGATCCCCAAACAGCAATGCCAAATGCGTTACCACTTGCCCCAGAAAAACCTTCAGAGGCTCAATCCGATtctaaaaacaaaaaacgGAGATTCCCTCGTCCAGATATGTCTCAACCAATGTCAGCTGAAGAAAGGGCTAGATATGCAGAGTATTTGAATGGAGAAACCAAAATCACTGAAATTCAATCTTTCCCTCCTAAATCCAGATTGTTCATCGGGAATTTACCACTGAAGAatgtgaagaaggaagacCTCTTCCGTATTTTCTCTAGATACGGTCATATCTTCCaaattaatattaaaaatgCTTTTGGGTTTATACAATATGATAACCCTACTTCCGTCTTGGATGCTATAGAATGTGAATCTGAGGAGCTAAATTTCGGCAAGAAACTAATTCTAGAGGTTTCAAGTTCGAATGCTAGACCTCAATTTGATCATGGAGATCACGGCTCTAACACGAGTTCAACTTACGCTACTTCAAGTAAGAGAATATATGATAACGATGATaatgaggatgatgacATGTACAGTGATAATCATTACAAAAAATCTAAGAAGCGCACCCCTCAATGTTTGATATACGTTAAAAAGGCTGCCGATCGTACATATGCATACAGCGTTTTTACTAACATCAGCAAAAAGACTGGGTTAGAAACCGATATGGTGATACTAAAGCCTAGAATGGAACTAAGAAAGCTCGTTAATGATGCTGCGTATGATGGTGTGTGGGGTGTCGTTCTTGTGAATAAGAACAAAAATGTTGACGTTCAAACTTTCTATCTAGGCCCTTCAGGTGAAACAAAATCTGATGAGTATGTGTCTGTTTCCATGGATGAGGCCGTGTCTAtttttaataatatcaaagCCACTAGAATGGGTCCCCCATCAATTTCACCAGTTATGAGTGCACAACCATATGGAATGCCACCTCATCAAGGCGTTATGCCCCAACAACCTTACAATTACATGCCACCACAACAGCACTATCCTGGTAACATGCCAATGATGcctcaacaacaaatgtATGGAAATATGCCTCCTGCTTCGAATTATGGTATTCCTCCACAAATGCAGCAACATAGTTATCAAGGCTATCCTCAGCAATCACAGATGATGCCTCCACAACAAGGGGGGCTCgatcaaaatcaattacTTGCAGCATTGCAAAATCTCCCTCCTAATATCGTATCGAACTTGCTACAATTAGCTCAACAGCCAAatcaacagcaacaacaacaagcgTTGGGCGTGATTCAACAAATCCAAGCGGGAATACcacttcaacaacagcaacagcaacagctaCAACAGCCTCAGCTGCAACAACAcccacaacaacaacaacaacctcagcaacagcaacaacctCCCCAAAaccatcaacaacagcaacaaccacaacaacagcaacaacaacagtcGTACGGCAACTACATGATGCCGCAAGGAATCAATTCACAGGAAAAGCGTGCTTCTGATCAAGCTGGTTCTCAACAACAAGCTCAAACGCAAGCGCAGAACAATAATAACGTTCAATCCCTCTTAGACTCTCTTGCAAAACtacaaaaataa
- a CDS encoding MINDY family deubiquitinase has translation MEFETKTIKVDGLTRNILVQNENGPCALVALTNVLVLSPQHKIDAEELIHLINSNRKVTLQDLITTLANIGVMMDNGQSEDVNELLQLLPQLHTGLNVNPAFNGTFHDDQALALFRLFQVPLVHGWIVDPSQNQQQYQSVSHYSYDDAQNVLVQAYDIQKNGTQVENADQILQDAQYLKSFLARSATQLTEYGIQHLHQLLQENSYSVFFRNDHFSTMRKKNNELYILVTDLGFKNASNIVWQSLKTVKGNHDSFFTSEFLPTSIDNITSTDPDSNANANANEGETDLTDEQLARILQEEEDARAVRDLSSRQERRAESAPTTSSKKSKDRKLRLKKKMKCTIL, from the coding sequence atgGAATTTGAgacaaaaacaattaagGTTGATGGGCTTACCAGAAACATACTAGTACAAAATGAGAACGGACCATGTGCATTGGTAGCGTTGACGAATGTGTTGGTGTTATCACCTCAGCACAAGATTGATGCTGAAGAATTGATCCACTTAATAAATTCCAATAGAAAAGTGACGTTGCAAGATTTGATAACGACGTTGGCTAACATTGGTGTTATGATGGATAACGGACAATCTGAGGACGTTAATGAGCTCTTGCAGCTCTTACCACAACTACACACAGGGCTCAATGTCAACCCTGCTTTCAATGGTACATTCCATGATGACCAAGCGTTGGCATTATTCAGGCTTTTCCAAGTACCTTTGGTACATGGTTGGATTGTAGATCCATCCCAAAACCAACAGCAGTACCAGAGTGTCTCTCATTACTCTTATGATGATGCACAAAATGTTCTAGTACAAGCTTATGACatccaaaaaaatggtACTCAAGTTGAAAATGCGGACCAGATCTTACAAGATGCTCAATATTTGAAGTCGTTTTTGGCAAGAAGTGCAACTCAGTTGACAGAGTATGGTATCCAACATTTGCACCAACTGCTCCAAGAAAACTCTTACTCTGTTTTCTTCCGTAATGACCACTTCTCTACCATGCGTaagaagaacaatgaaTTATACATCTTGGTGACAGATTTAGGGTTCAAAAATGCCTCAAATATTGTATGGCAGTCACTCAAGACTGTAAAGGGAAACCACGATTCATTCTTTACATCAGAATTCCTCCCAACTTCTATCGATAACATCACCAGCACTGACCCTGATTCcaatgcaaatgcaaatgcaaacGAAGGTGAGACTGACTTGACTGATGAGCAGCTTGCTCGCATCCttcaagaggaagaagacgCAAGAGCCGTTAGAGACCTGTCTTCTCgccaagaaagaagagccGAGAGTGCCCCAACGACATCATCCAAAAAGTCAAAAGATAGAAAGCTGAgactgaagaagaaaatgaagtgCACAATATTGTAA